From Ferviditalea candida, one genomic window encodes:
- the sufB gene encoding Fe-S cluster assembly protein SufB: MAKKMPELEAYKYGFRDEHKAIFQSGKGLSREIVEEISRMKGEPQWMLDFRLKSLDQFMKMSLPRWGGNLDELDFNDIQYYVKPSEGQGKTWEEVPEEIKATFDKLGIPEAEQKFLAGVSAQYESEVVYHSIQKDLEDQGVIFTDTDTALKEHPEIFKQYFGTVVPPADNKFAALNSAVWSGGSFIYVPKGVKCEIPLQAYFRINSENMGQFERTLIIVDEGAFVHYVEGCTAPVYSTNSLHSAVVEIIVKKNGRARYTTIQNWAPNIFNLVTKRAVAEENATMEWVDGNIGSKLTMKYPAVVLKGRGAKGMVLSIAVAGKGQHQDAGAKMIHLAPDTTSTIVSKSISKHGGKVTYRGLTSFGRKATGAKANVQCDTLIMDNQSTSDTIPFNEIMNDNITLEHEATVSKVSEEQLFYLMSRGLSEAEATQMIVMGFIEPFTKELPMEYAVEMNRLIKFEMEGSIG; this comes from the coding sequence ATGGCTAAAAAAATGCCCGAACTGGAAGCCTATAAATATGGGTTCAGAGACGAGCATAAGGCGATTTTTCAATCAGGAAAGGGCCTGTCGAGGGAAATTGTCGAGGAAATTTCCAGAATGAAAGGCGAGCCGCAGTGGATGCTGGATTTTCGCCTGAAATCGCTCGACCAGTTCATGAAGATGTCTCTCCCGCGATGGGGCGGCAATCTTGACGAACTGGACTTTAACGATATCCAGTATTATGTGAAGCCTTCGGAAGGACAGGGCAAGACTTGGGAAGAGGTCCCGGAGGAGATCAAAGCTACGTTCGACAAGCTGGGGATTCCCGAAGCGGAGCAGAAGTTTTTGGCCGGTGTGTCCGCGCAATATGAATCGGAGGTCGTATATCACAGCATTCAGAAGGATCTGGAGGATCAAGGCGTTATCTTTACGGATACGGACACGGCGTTGAAGGAGCATCCGGAGATCTTCAAGCAATATTTCGGCACGGTGGTGCCGCCTGCGGACAATAAATTTGCGGCATTGAACAGCGCCGTCTGGTCGGGCGGAAGCTTCATCTACGTCCCGAAGGGCGTCAAGTGTGAAATTCCGCTGCAGGCGTATTTCCGGATCAACTCGGAAAACATGGGGCAGTTCGAGCGTACGCTGATCATCGTCGATGAAGGCGCATTTGTCCATTATGTCGAAGGATGCACCGCGCCGGTTTACAGCACAAACTCGCTGCACAGCGCGGTGGTTGAAATCATCGTGAAGAAAAACGGCCGCGCGCGGTATACGACAATCCAGAACTGGGCGCCGAATATCTTTAATCTTGTCACGAAGCGTGCGGTTGCCGAGGAAAACGCCACAATGGAATGGGTTGACGGCAACATCGGCTCCAAATTGACGATGAAATATCCTGCGGTTGTGCTGAAGGGAAGAGGCGCCAAAGGGATGGTGCTTTCGATTGCCGTCGCCGGCAAGGGTCAGCATCAGGATGCCGGAGCGAAGATGATTCACCTCGCGCCGGACACAACCTCGACCATCGTCTCCAAATCGATCAGCAAGCACGGCGGCAAGGTGACCTACCGCGGTTTGACGTCTTTTGGCCGCAAAGCCACAGGCGCGAAAGCTAACGTACAATGCGACACGCTGATTATGGATAATCAATCCACATCGGATACGATTCCGTTCAACGAAATCATGAACGACAACATTACGCTGGAGCATGAGGCGACGGTGTCCAAAGTATCTGAGGAGCAGCTTTTCTATCTGATGAGCCGCGGCTTGTCCGAGGCGGAGGCCACGCAAATGATCGTCATGGGCTTTATCGAGCCGTTCACCAAGGAGCTGCCGATGGAATATGCGGTGGAAATGAACCGCCTGATCAAGTTCGAGATGGAAGGGTCGATCGGTTAA
- a CDS encoding HD-GYP domain-containing protein, which translates to MRLVSVAACRPGMKLGKSIYNEDGRTLLSENAELTEKILERLNTYGIKYIYIQDSRTDDIVIEDILSDETRAMAMGLIRSTFRQLMGVSGKRKLAGALHLEKTFSQLLNAVIDDLSNHKEAMIMLMNMNASDYYLYQHSLNVCVYSTLLGMANGYGRDEIQALSLGALLHDIGKTQINQKVLNKPGKLTDAEYKEVQRHAELGYYMLKDEPNIPLISAHCAYQHHERLDGSGYPRGIQGGEIHEYAKLIGLVDVFDAMTSHRVYRPAMLPHQAIESIYTGSGTLYSKELIELFRDKIAFYPLGLSVRLSTGEQGVVVDINSSFPQRPVVRILQDAEGTDLTVPHEIDLSKKLSVMITDVDVLSSN; encoded by the coding sequence ATGCGTTTGGTTTCTGTCGCGGCTTGTCGGCCCGGTATGAAGCTTGGGAAAAGTATTTACAATGAGGACGGCCGTACTCTATTAAGCGAAAATGCGGAGTTGACCGAAAAAATTCTGGAACGCCTGAACACCTACGGTATCAAATATATATATATTCAAGATTCGAGAACGGACGATATTGTGATTGAAGATATCCTCTCGGATGAAACCCGGGCAATGGCAATGGGGCTCATACGCAGCACGTTTCGCCAGCTGATGGGGGTTTCGGGAAAACGCAAATTGGCCGGCGCTCTGCATCTTGAAAAAACGTTCAGTCAGCTCTTGAATGCGGTGATCGATGATTTGAGCAATCATAAAGAAGCGATGATCATGCTGATGAACATGAATGCCAGCGACTATTACCTTTACCAGCATTCACTGAATGTTTGCGTCTATTCGACACTTCTGGGCATGGCCAACGGATACGGACGCGATGAAATTCAGGCTCTCAGCCTGGGCGCCCTGCTTCATGATATCGGGAAAACACAGATCAATCAGAAAGTCTTGAACAAACCGGGGAAATTAACCGATGCTGAATATAAGGAAGTTCAGCGGCATGCGGAACTGGGTTACTACATGCTGAAGGATGAACCGAATATTCCTCTGATTTCCGCCCACTGCGCTTATCAGCACCATGAACGGCTGGATGGGAGCGGCTATCCGCGGGGGATTCAGGGCGGTGAGATTCATGAATATGCCAAATTGATCGGTCTGGTGGACGTGTTCGACGCCATGACGTCTCATCGCGTTTATCGCCCGGCCATGCTCCCCCATCAGGCGATCGAATCGATATACACCGGCAGCGGGACGCTGTATTCCAAGGAATTGATCGAATTGTTCCGCGACAAAATCGCTTTCTATCCTTTGGGTCTTTCCGTCAGGCTTAGTACGGGAGAACAAGGGGTCGTCGTCGACATCAATTCTTCGTTTCCGCAACGCCCCGTCGTCCGTATACTGCAGGATGCCGAAGGAACGGATTTGACGGTTCCTCACGAAATCGACCTGTCCAAGAAGCTCTCCGTCATGATCACCGATGTGGATGTGTTGAGCTCCAATTGA
- a CDS encoding DUF4190 domain-containing protein, which translates to MTDFQQSFQGAAESLDSTDSLNTQWPNQKESRSPSSLATASFVLGLISCILNAMLLTSPVGAILSLLGLIFGWVSIRREKQGYPGLVLSLFSILVMMIWVLTVVAILLNDPTFTLSL; encoded by the coding sequence TTGACGGACTTTCAACAGAGCTTCCAGGGAGCGGCGGAATCCTTAGATTCCACCGATTCTTTAAACACACAATGGCCCAATCAGAAAGAAAGCCGTTCCCCCTCCTCCTTGGCAACAGCTTCCTTTGTATTGGGCTTGATTTCTTGCATTTTAAACGCAATGCTGCTGACATCCCCCGTGGGTGCCATTCTAAGCCTGCTCGGTCTCATCTTCGGATGGGTTTCCATCCGCAGAGAAAAGCAGGGATACCCCGGATTGGTGCTCAGTCTTTTTTCAATATTGGTCATGATGATTTGGGTTCTGACAGTTGTTGCCATTCTTTTGAACGATCCGACTTTCACTCTATCCTTGTAA
- the sufU gene encoding Fe-S cluster assembly sulfur transfer protein SufU, giving the protein MQLDDLYRRVIMDHYKTPRNRGKFEDGAVSVELNNPTCGDKITLQMRVEDGIVQEARFIGEGCSISMASASMMTDAVKGKTVEDAMGMAEDFSKLMQGEPVEFEYEDIEALSGVSKFPARIKCATLAWKAMQKGLEAAKN; this is encoded by the coding sequence ATGCAATTGGATGATTTATACCGTAGAGTCATTATGGATCACTATAAAACTCCCCGCAACCGGGGGAAATTCGAGGACGGCGCGGTATCGGTGGAACTGAACAATCCGACCTGCGGCGACAAAATCACTCTGCAGATGAGAGTCGAGGACGGAATCGTTCAAGAGGCGAGGTTTATTGGGGAAGGCTGCTCGATCAGCATGGCTTCGGCCTCGATGATGACGGACGCCGTCAAAGGCAAAACGGTCGAAGATGCGATGGGCATGGCCGAGGACTTTTCCAAGCTGATGCAGGGCGAGCCCGTGGAATTTGAATATGAAGATATTGAAGCCTTGTCCGGCGTCAGCAAGTTTCCTGCGCGCATCAAATGCGCCACCTTGGCTTGGAAAGCGATGCAGAAAGGTCTGGAAGCAGCGAAAAATTAA
- a CDS encoding bifunctional metallophosphatase/5'-nucleotidase yields MRQRLVILHTNDIHSFFEQMPKIFTALHTIRQRCKPQEVLTIDCGDHMDRMRMETEGSDGLANVEIMNATGYEFAVLGNNEGLTYTPEVLRQCYEAHARFKVIGSNMALAETGEPPSWMVPYQIVCKGSIKVGLIGVTADYTDFYSRLGWDVSDPFETVADLVKQLRGQVHLLVVISHLGLGNDKRMAEEIPGIDCILGGHTHHLLEEPLRIGSTAICAAGKFGEYVGWVEWEYEFDTARLTFGDGGCVAVNSYEDDARIVQIVEHFHALGKTTLNEPIVVLDKSLSNGWDRESELGNLLAEGLKVWTDAEVGIVNAGQILAHLDSGIITREKLLEICPSPINPCSLWLSGDQIWAALEESLIPEFIGKPIRGFGFRGKVLGTLCLDGITVEYDSAAPAYQKIRSVLINRQPIDRSREYRVGTIDMFTFGVGYSTLGKGRDTDYVLPEFIRDVLRGQLLDAEAIGRSSMQRWMKT; encoded by the coding sequence ATGCGACAAAGATTGGTTATCCTGCATACGAACGATATTCACAGTTTTTTTGAGCAAATGCCGAAGATTTTCACAGCGCTCCATACGATCCGGCAGCGCTGCAAGCCCCAAGAGGTGTTGACGATCGATTGCGGCGATCATATGGACCGAATGAGAATGGAAACTGAAGGAAGCGACGGCTTGGCCAATGTGGAGATCATGAATGCCACCGGCTATGAATTTGCCGTGCTGGGCAATAATGAAGGCTTGACCTATACCCCCGAGGTATTAAGACAATGCTACGAAGCACATGCCCGATTTAAGGTCATCGGCAGCAATATGGCGCTGGCCGAAACGGGAGAGCCGCCATCCTGGATGGTGCCTTACCAAATTGTTTGCAAGGGGTCGATAAAAGTCGGCCTGATCGGGGTAACAGCCGATTATACCGACTTTTATTCCCGGCTGGGCTGGGACGTTTCCGATCCGTTCGAGACGGTTGCCGATCTCGTAAAGCAGCTGCGCGGGCAGGTACATCTGCTTGTGGTGATTTCCCATCTCGGCTTGGGCAATGACAAACGGATGGCTGAGGAGATTCCCGGGATCGATTGCATTCTGGGGGGACACACCCATCATCTGCTGGAAGAACCGCTTCGGATCGGTTCCACTGCAATTTGTGCCGCAGGCAAATTCGGGGAATATGTGGGCTGGGTGGAATGGGAATATGAATTTGACACCGCCAGGTTGACTTTCGGAGACGGCGGATGTGTTGCCGTTAATTCCTATGAAGACGATGCCCGTATTGTTCAGATCGTGGAGCATTTTCATGCATTGGGCAAGACCACACTTAACGAACCGATTGTTGTATTGGATAAATCGCTGTCCAATGGTTGGGACAGAGAATCGGAATTGGGGAATTTGCTGGCTGAGGGACTTAAAGTTTGGACCGACGCCGAAGTGGGCATCGTCAACGCCGGACAAATTTTGGCTCATTTGGATTCGGGAATCATTACCCGGGAGAAGCTGCTGGAGATTTGTCCTTCCCCGATCAATCCTTGCAGCTTGTGGCTGAGCGGCGATCAGATTTGGGCGGCTTTGGAAGAATCGTTGATCCCGGAGTTTATCGGCAAGCCGATCCGGGGATTCGGTTTTCGCGGAAAAGTGCTGGGAACTTTATGCTTGGACGGGATCACGGTTGAATACGATTCGGCCGCCCCGGCTTATCAGAAAATAAGGAGCGTGCTTATTAATCGGCAGCCGATCGACCGCAGCCGGGAATACCGCGTCGGCACCATCGACATGTTTACTTTTGGCGTAGGATATTCTACCTTGGGTAAAGGAAGGGATACGGATTATGTGCTGCCGGAATTTATCCGCGATGTGCTGCGCGGGCAGCTGTTGGATGCGGAGGCGATCGGCCGAAGCAGCATGCAGCGGTGGATGAAAACTTAA
- a CDS encoding undecaprenyl-diphosphate phosphatase encodes MHDIWIAVIIGIIEGLTEFLPVSSTGHMILAGHMIGFQGEKADTFEIVIQLGAILAVVVLYWNRVLRLFGLMPKQQSKGNGPRMNLLHILIAITPALAIGFLLRHFIKEVLFSPQTVLIGLVLGGIFMIIAEKKHPRFTADDMDQLTYKQALFIGISQILSLWPGFSRSGATIAGGMLAGASRAASADFTFLIAIPVMIAATGYELLKSFHSLTSGDLVFFAVGFVVSFIVALLAVMSFIKLVQKLSLTYFSYYRFVLAGIVLLYMIFVGFD; translated from the coding sequence ATGCATGATATTTGGATCGCCGTAATTATCGGAATCATCGAAGGACTTACCGAATTTTTGCCGGTCTCTTCTACAGGACACATGATTCTTGCCGGGCATATGATCGGTTTCCAAGGGGAAAAGGCGGATACCTTTGAAATTGTCATTCAGCTCGGGGCCATTCTGGCAGTGGTGGTGCTGTACTGGAACAGAGTTCTTCGCTTGTTCGGCCTCATGCCGAAGCAACAAAGCAAGGGGAATGGACCGCGGATGAATCTGCTTCATATCCTCATCGCCATTACACCAGCGCTGGCAATCGGTTTTCTGCTGCGTCATTTTATCAAGGAAGTGCTGTTTTCTCCGCAAACGGTTCTGATTGGTTTGGTGCTGGGCGGTATTTTTATGATCATTGCGGAGAAGAAGCACCCACGGTTTACGGCTGATGATATGGATCAGCTTACATACAAGCAGGCTCTATTTATTGGGATATCGCAAATCCTGTCTTTGTGGCCGGGTTTTTCACGCTCGGGGGCGACCATTGCCGGAGGCATGCTCGCTGGGGCCAGCAGGGCCGCTTCAGCGGACTTTACGTTCCTGATCGCCATTCCGGTGATGATTGCGGCAACCGGCTATGAGCTGTTGAAGAGCTTTCATTCGCTCACATCGGGAGATCTTGTCTTTTTTGCGGTAGGCTTTGTAGTTTCGTTCATCGTTGCGTTGTTGGCGGTCATGTCGTTTATCAAGCTGGTGCAAAAGCTGAGTCTGACGTATTTTTCCTATTATCGTTTTGTGCTGGCGGGAATCGTGCTGCTGTATATGATTTTTGTCGGATTTGATTGA
- a CDS encoding HD-GYP domain-containing protein — protein sequence MRVHIYDLQIGDRLASNVFNDSGLHVLSNGKMLDAQDINKLFNHRIDYVEIHRRLSDDSSLAMVSKAEESARKIQPFFDLAVDGAKDLFEQVVRTGKFDAEQIHENFDPLVESFNQETDVVQLLLSLNGKDDYTFHHSVQVGMISYYLAKWLGKSREESLFTGKAGYLHDIGKSRIDSAILNKPSKLTPEEYESIKQHTLIGRDIIENSMGASALSLAALQHHERLNGSGYPHGIRGDQMHPVSKIVAVADVYSAMISSRVYQQKRDLLVVLKELHRLSFSELDPFIVQTFIRNMIPNFLGKSVSLSTGEIGKIVFTNPSDFFRPLVQVEDKFIDLADSPQIDIEMIFL from the coding sequence ATGAGAGTACATATATACGATCTGCAAATCGGCGATCGGCTTGCGTCCAACGTTTTCAACGACAGCGGTCTTCATGTGCTGTCCAATGGCAAAATGCTGGATGCGCAGGACATCAACAAGCTGTTCAACCACCGGATCGACTATGTTGAAATCCACCGCCGTCTAAGCGATGACAGCAGTTTGGCCATGGTTTCCAAAGCGGAGGAAAGCGCGAGAAAAATCCAACCCTTTTTTGACCTGGCTGTCGATGGTGCAAAGGATCTGTTCGAACAGGTCGTGCGTACTGGGAAATTCGATGCCGAACAAATCCATGAGAATTTCGATCCGCTCGTGGAAAGCTTCAATCAGGAAACCGATGTCGTTCAGCTTCTGCTGTCCTTAAATGGAAAAGACGACTATACCTTTCATCACAGCGTGCAGGTCGGCATGATCTCCTATTATCTTGCCAAATGGCTCGGAAAATCCAGAGAGGAATCGCTTTTTACCGGGAAAGCCGGATATCTGCACGATATCGGAAAAAGCAGGATCGACTCAGCCATATTGAATAAACCATCCAAGCTGACTCCCGAGGAATACGAATCGATCAAACAGCACACGCTTATCGGCCGGGACATTATTGAAAATTCAATGGGGGCTTCCGCGCTTTCGTTGGCCGCTCTTCAGCATCATGAAAGATTAAACGGAAGCGGCTATCCCCATGGAATCCGCGGGGATCAAATGCACCCCGTTTCCAAAATCGTTGCCGTCGCCGATGTATACAGCGCCATGATTTCGTCGCGGGTGTACCAGCAAAAAAGGGATTTGTTGGTCGTGCTGAAAGAATTGCACCGCTTGAGTTTTTCCGAGCTGGACCCCTTTATCGTGCAAACCTTCATCAGAAACATGATTCCCAATTTCCTCGGCAAAAGCGTATCCCTGTCAACGGGGGAGATCGGAAAGATTGTTTTTACGAATCCGAGCGATTTTTTCAGGCCGCTCGTTCAAGTAGAAGATAAATTCATCGATTTGGCCGATAGCCCGCAAATTGATATTGAAATGATTTTTTTATGA
- a CDS encoding cysteine desulfurase, whose protein sequence is MNTLQIREMFPILHQEINGHPLVYLDNAATAQKPLQVIEAVKRYYEHDNANVHRGVHTLGSRATDVYEGARDKVARFLHARSTEEVVFVRGTTTAINIVAASYGRAVCQEGDEIVITPMEHHSNLIPWQQVAKATGATLKYIPLQEDGTISLEDAEQTITDRTKIVALTYVSNVLGVINPVRDIARIAHRHGAKILVDGAQSTPHMKVDVQDLDCDFYAFSGHKMCGPTGIGVLYGKKQLLEQMEPIEFGGEMIDHVDLYDSTWKELPWKFEGGTPIIAGAVGLGAAIDFLQEIGLDEIERHEKKLTAYAMDRLSAIGDLQIYGPRHERSGLITFNLGDIHPHDVATVLDAEGVAIRAGHHCCQPLMRRLNASATARASFYLYNTEEEVDRLVDSLIKTKEYFGYAIG, encoded by the coding sequence ATGAATACCTTGCAGATCCGCGAAATGTTCCCCATCCTTCATCAGGAAATAAACGGCCATCCGCTTGTCTACTTGGACAATGCGGCTACGGCGCAAAAACCGCTTCAGGTCATTGAGGCGGTCAAGCGCTATTATGAGCATGACAACGCCAATGTGCACCGCGGCGTCCATACGCTGGGTTCCCGGGCGACCGACGTTTATGAAGGGGCGCGGGATAAAGTGGCCCGGTTCCTTCATGCCAGATCGACCGAGGAGGTCGTGTTTGTCCGCGGCACGACGACGGCGATCAACATCGTCGCCGCCAGCTACGGCAGGGCCGTCTGCCAAGAAGGCGACGAGATTGTGATTACCCCGATGGAGCATCACAGCAATTTGATTCCTTGGCAGCAGGTCGCCAAGGCGACAGGGGCCACGCTGAAATACATTCCGCTTCAGGAAGACGGAACGATCAGCCTTGAGGATGCCGAACAGACCATAACGGACAGAACCAAAATCGTGGCGCTCACCTATGTTTCCAATGTCCTGGGCGTGATTAATCCGGTTCGCGATATTGCCCGGATCGCCCATCGCCATGGGGCGAAAATTCTGGTTGACGGCGCCCAAAGCACGCCGCACATGAAAGTTGATGTGCAGGATTTGGATTGCGACTTCTACGCATTCTCCGGACATAAAATGTGTGGGCCGACCGGAATTGGGGTATTGTATGGAAAGAAGCAGCTGCTGGAGCAGATGGAACCGATCGAATTCGGCGGGGAAATGATCGATCATGTCGACTTGTACGACTCGACATGGAAGGAACTGCCCTGGAAATTCGAAGGCGGCACGCCGATCATCGCCGGCGCCGTCGGGTTGGGTGCGGCAATCGACTTTTTACAGGAAATCGGTCTCGATGAAATCGAGCGGCACGAGAAGAAGCTGACGGCTTATGCCATGGACCGGCTGTCCGCGATCGGCGATTTGCAGATTTACGGTCCGCGCCATGAACGTTCGGGACTGATCACCTTCAATCTGGGGGATATTCATCCGCATGATGTAGCAACGGTATTGGATGCCGAGGGTGTTGCCATCCGGGCGGGCCATCACTGCTGCCAGCCGCTGATGAGACGTTTGAATGCCAGCGCGACGGCGCGAGCAAGCTTCTATCTGTATAATACCGAAGAAGAAGTGGATCGGCTTGTGGATAGCCTCATCAAAACAAAGGAGTACTTTGGTTATGCAATTGGATGA
- the yfkAB gene encoding radical SAM/CxCxxxxC motif protein YfkAB, producing MMNKQSAEQRAAYPRSVTFSPEIGPQNDPWDPIHSLKQNGKHLLTSVELTVTNLCNMRCEHCAVGETLSLTEGARVPLADVLRRLDEVEHLQTVSITGGEPTFSETTVNEYIVPVLKYARARGVRSQLNSNVTMDRSRYEPILPYLDVLHVSFNYLNADDFRAIGFAKAGRDIAEDTARKVYERMVENIRSIAASGMFVSAESMINYRTAGKLADIHEMIVEMGCLRHEVHPMYASSFAADLPVLPIDRIRGEIHRLLDRRNRDVWMLFGTLPFYQCSDLIEDRELLDRLRKEPNVTVRNDPDGRNRLNVNLFTGDVFVTDFASVPPLGSIHEHRLDEVFQRWLDHPLCRSVNCHCPEAACCGPNLLVADMYYPEVDFKSRKTLF from the coding sequence ATGATGAATAAACAATCTGCTGAGCAACGGGCAGCGTATCCTCGCTCAGTTACTTTTTCGCCGGAGATCGGGCCGCAGAACGATCCTTGGGATCCGATACACTCCCTGAAACAGAACGGCAAACATCTGCTGACCAGCGTCGAATTGACGGTGACGAATCTTTGCAATATGAGGTGCGAGCACTGTGCGGTCGGCGAGACTTTAAGCCTTACTGAAGGAGCAAGGGTACCTTTGGCGGACGTGCTGCGGCGTCTGGATGAAGTCGAGCATCTGCAAACCGTCAGCATTACGGGCGGGGAACCGACTTTTTCGGAAACAACGGTAAATGAATATATTGTTCCTGTTTTGAAATATGCCAGGGCAAGGGGCGTCCGGTCCCAGCTCAACTCCAATGTGACGATGGATCGTTCCCGTTATGAGCCGATTCTGCCTTACCTGGATGTACTGCACGTCTCCTTCAATTATTTGAATGCCGATGACTTTCGAGCCATCGGCTTTGCCAAGGCAGGCCGAGATATCGCCGAGGACACCGCGCGGAAAGTATATGAACGCATGGTGGAAAACATCCGCTCCATTGCGGCAAGCGGAATGTTTGTGTCAGCCGAATCGATGATCAATTATCGAACGGCCGGCAAGCTCGCGGACATTCACGAAATGATTGTCGAAATGGGATGCCTCAGACATGAAGTGCATCCGATGTATGCGAGTTCCTTTGCAGCCGATCTGCCTGTGCTGCCAATCGATCGGATTCGCGGGGAAATCCACCGTTTGCTTGACCGTCGAAACCGGGATGTGTGGATGCTGTTCGGCACCCTCCCTTTTTATCAATGCAGTGACTTGATTGAGGATCGGGAGCTGCTGGATCGTTTGCGGAAGGAACCGAACGTGACGGTAAGGAACGATCCTGACGGCAGAAACCGGCTGAATGTAAATTTGTTCACAGGGGATGTATTTGTCACCGATTTTGCCAGCGTCCCCCCTCTGGGCAGCATTCATGAGCATCGTTTGGATGAGGTGTTTCAGCGGTGGCTGGATCACCCGCTTTGCCGCAGTGTCAACTGCCATTGTCCTGAAGCCGCATGCTGCGGTCCGAATCTGCTTGTGGCCGACATGTATTATCCGGAGGTTGATTTCAAAAGCAGAAAAACGTTATTCTAG